The following proteins come from a genomic window of Pirellula staleyi DSM 6068:
- a CDS encoding S8 family serine peptidase → MQRPQDNPKQRHEKQSLLARLRKFETYEDRLAMTAQSAVADFWIASDDRAIETHQLPTSQASDARGWTDLTSARASYGLSGAGQTVVVIDSGIAYDHIALGGGYGSSYRVVGGWDFAENDANPYDDGPGGYHGTHVAGIIGAQDSRYSGVATGVDLVALRVFDDQGNGYFSWVEQALKWVHNNKNSFESPITTVNLSLGTEWNASTLPQWATLEDELRQLELDGIFISVSAGNSFQTYQQVGLSYPAVSQYVVPVASVGNSGQLSAFSQRDSRVIAAPGEKIQSTLPDHFYGGDGYKNDWGAASGTSMAAPYVAGASTLIREAMQSVGYVGITQDQIYDKMYSTGDLVYDSVTGQSYRRLNISRAIESVMGQDEFSNALANPTSLGTLTQSITTTGVIQNLSDKDFVSFTAAQSGSVTFRFTTTGDVAPQWQGAAAGQTGSTFTIQVVAGQTYAIGLGSTDGIGKYTLSATLAAAAGGGNSGSGGSSGGSNSGGSNSGGSNSGGSSGGGSSSGGGSTSGAPTNAVNWGSVTQSSYHNLTSTSGGNWFQVTTSRSGKLTVTAGFNQQAGNVDLELYDAAGKLLASSRSTSSSERIDFDAAAGTKFFVRLVGAHSDVDVQVTNLVSISGTTATIGGTSGNDSVTYSATSRELVINGVSYSLAGTTNITILGGTGLDTLQLSGHAATTEEFRLAHGSASMISGNVRLSASGFEHQEALGQASDRALLDDSSGDDLFESVPEWSRMTMQGQVNTARGFGVVIAGASGGNDAAWLIGSTGSDTLNAGPQVATFHRPTSVVQTWNFESVHVRAVVGGYDVANIQDSTGTDWLDSTGQWSWLRSASYSLSAENFSSSTFQSLGGHDYVTLSGTAGSDQFAVQGAWRTMTTSTGYSTSVGGFESGTIRGSGGVDRVDIRDVLSNDYLYGRGGYAHFATGWYATEIHEVESLLASVRSGQKAKTDLKSLDFYFERIGGK, encoded by the coding sequence GCAAGCCAGCGATGCGCGCGGCTGGACCGATCTCACCTCCGCTCGCGCCAGTTACGGGCTTTCTGGTGCTGGTCAAACGGTGGTGGTGATCGACAGCGGCATTGCCTACGACCATATCGCCCTGGGGGGTGGATATGGTTCGAGCTACCGTGTGGTGGGAGGCTGGGATTTTGCCGAAAACGATGCCAATCCCTACGACGATGGCCCGGGAGGCTATCACGGCACGCATGTCGCTGGCATCATCGGCGCCCAGGATTCGCGCTACAGCGGCGTGGCAACAGGTGTCGACCTCGTCGCGCTGCGTGTGTTCGACGATCAAGGGAACGGCTACTTCAGCTGGGTCGAACAAGCGCTCAAGTGGGTACACAACAACAAGAACTCGTTCGAGAGCCCCATCACCACGGTGAACCTGTCGCTCGGCACCGAGTGGAATGCTTCGACACTGCCGCAGTGGGCCACTCTGGAAGACGAACTTCGCCAGCTCGAACTCGACGGAATTTTCATCTCCGTTTCAGCGGGCAACTCGTTCCAAACCTATCAGCAAGTGGGGCTGAGCTATCCGGCAGTTTCGCAGTATGTGGTGCCAGTGGCGAGTGTCGGCAATAGCGGACAGCTGAGCGCATTTAGCCAACGCGACAGCCGCGTGATCGCAGCGCCGGGCGAGAAGATTCAAAGCACGCTTCCCGACCATTTCTACGGAGGCGACGGCTATAAAAATGACTGGGGAGCAGCCTCCGGAACGAGCATGGCCGCTCCTTATGTTGCCGGCGCAAGCACGCTGATTCGCGAGGCGATGCAATCGGTCGGTTATGTCGGGATTACGCAGGATCAGATCTACGACAAGATGTACTCGACCGGCGATCTGGTCTACGACTCCGTTACAGGTCAGTCGTATCGCCGCCTGAACATCAGCCGCGCGATCGAATCGGTGATGGGACAAGATGAGTTCAGCAACGCCCTAGCCAATCCAACGTCGCTGGGGACCCTCACGCAGTCGATCACCACCACCGGTGTGATTCAGAATCTGAGCGACAAAGATTTCGTTTCGTTCACCGCCGCGCAGTCGGGATCGGTTACGTTCCGGTTCACCACCACCGGCGATGTTGCGCCGCAGTGGCAGGGGGCTGCTGCTGGTCAAACGGGAAGCACGTTTACGATTCAAGTGGTCGCGGGACAAACCTACGCAATCGGACTTGGGTCGACCGACGGCATTGGAAAATACACACTCTCCGCCACACTCGCCGCAGCTGCTGGCGGTGGTAACAGCGGATCGGGAGGCTCGTCGGGCGGTTCCAATTCGGGTGGATCCAATTCGGGTGGATCCAATTCAGGTGGCTCATCCGGTGGCGGATCATCGAGTGGTGGTGGATCAACCAGCGGCGCGCCGACCAATGCGGTGAACTGGGGCTCGGTTACGCAGTCGAGCTACCACAATCTCACTAGCACGTCAGGGGGAAACTGGTTTCAGGTAACCACCTCACGAAGCGGTAAACTAACCGTCACTGCCGGCTTTAATCAGCAAGCAGGCAATGTCGACCTCGAACTCTACGACGCGGCTGGCAAACTCCTGGCGAGCAGCCGCTCGACTTCGTCGAGTGAGCGGATCGACTTCGATGCAGCTGCTGGGACCAAGTTTTTCGTGCGGCTGGTGGGGGCCCATAGCGACGTCGATGTGCAGGTGACGAATCTCGTTTCGATAAGCGGCACCACAGCGACGATTGGTGGCACCAGCGGCAACGACAGCGTGACTTACTCGGCGACATCGCGCGAGCTGGTAATCAATGGGGTGTCGTACTCACTGGCTGGCACGACGAACATCACCATCCTTGGCGGTACCGGGCTCGATACGCTGCAGCTCAGTGGCCATGCCGCAACGACCGAGGAGTTTCGACTCGCCCATGGCTCGGCCTCGATGATTTCGGGCAATGTCCGTCTCTCGGCCAGCGGGTTTGAGCATCAAGAGGCGCTCGGCCAAGCCTCCGATCGCGCTCTGCTCGACGACAGCAGCGGCGATGATCTGTTCGAATCGGTTCCCGAGTGGTCCCGAATGACGATGCAGGGGCAGGTGAACACAGCTCGAGGTTTTGGGGTCGTCATTGCCGGGGCGAGTGGTGGCAACGATGCAGCATGGCTGATCGGCTCGACCGGAAGCGATACGCTCAACGCGGGACCGCAGGTTGCGACATTCCACCGTCCCACGAGTGTGGTGCAGACCTGGAACTTCGAGAGTGTCCATGTACGCGCCGTTGTCGGAGGCTACGATGTGGCCAACATCCAAGATTCGACGGGAACCGATTGGCTCGATTCGACCGGGCAATGGAGCTGGCTGCGTTCGGCAAGCTATAGCTTGTCGGCCGAAAACTTTAGCAGCAGCACGTTCCAGTCGCTCGGTGGTCACGACTATGTGACTCTCAGTGGTACGGCTGGAAGCGACCAATTCGCCGTGCAAGGTGCCTGGCGCACGATGACCACATCGACCGGCTATAGCACCAGCGTCGGCGGTTTTGAAAGTGGTACGATTCGTGGGAGTGGTGGCGTCGATCGCGTCGATATTCGCGACGTGCTGAGCAACGACTATCTCTACGGTCGCGGCGGCTATGCCCACTTCGCAACGGGCTGGTATGCCACCGAAATTCACGAGGTCGAGTCGTTACTCGCTTCGGTTCGATCTGGCCAGAAAGCCAAAACCGACCTCAAATCGCTCGACTTCTACTTCGAGCGGATCGGTGGCAAGTAA
- a CDS encoding DUF1570 domain-containing protein: protein MLPSLTRREMLLALIGACAIVREGHAAATWPAEQAVGNLLWHADFSLEPHQQLLEEVAQLGFDIAAMLELPPQEEKVHLFLFSRKEVYEAYMKQYFPKVPARRALFIKARGPGMVFAYRSFDFEIDVRHEATHAILHTMTSHVPLWLDEGLAEYFEVPRDRRASDNPHHPVMIEQVRQRQAPRLEQLEALEDLQSMGRDEYREAWGWVHFLMHGPPLATAELRKFLVRDSSEESLPLSRLLRQRLPALDPMFLAHFAENAR, encoded by the coding sequence ATGCTTCCATCCCTGACACGTCGCGAAATGCTCCTGGCACTCATTGGTGCATGTGCGATCGTGCGCGAGGGACATGCGGCGGCAACTTGGCCTGCGGAACAAGCCGTGGGCAATCTGCTGTGGCATGCCGACTTTTCTCTCGAGCCGCATCAGCAGTTGCTCGAGGAGGTGGCGCAGCTCGGTTTCGACATCGCAGCGATGCTCGAACTTCCACCGCAAGAGGAGAAAGTGCATCTGTTTCTCTTCAGCCGCAAGGAAGTGTACGAAGCCTACATGAAGCAGTACTTTCCCAAGGTCCCCGCGCGACGCGCGCTCTTTATCAAAGCGCGTGGGCCAGGAATGGTGTTTGCCTACCGCAGTTTCGATTTCGAAATCGATGTGCGCCACGAAGCCACGCATGCGATTTTGCACACAATGACGAGCCACGTGCCGCTGTGGCTCGATGAAGGACTTGCCGAGTATTTTGAAGTGCCGCGCGATCGACGTGCCTCCGACAACCCGCATCATCCAGTGATGATCGAGCAGGTGCGACAGCGTCAAGCTCCGCGTCTCGAGCAACTCGAAGCGCTCGAAGATCTACAGTCGATGGGGCGCGATGAATATCGCGAAGCGTGGGGCTGGGTCCATTTTCTTATGCATGGTCCGCCGCTTGCCACCGCAGAACTGCGCAAGTTTCTCGTGCGCGATAGCAGCGAGGAATCGCTGCCACTCAGTCGGCTATTAAGGCAGCGTCTTCCAGCACTCGATCCGATGTTTCTCGCGCACTTTGCCGAGAATGCTCGTTAG
- a CDS encoding CpsB/CapC family capsule biosynthesis tyrosine phosphatase, whose amino-acid sequence MPRLPAMIDLHAQLLPGIGDGAPSWDDALAMAEIGTADGISAIVCTAPLAADSSRALVSRIRSRTRDLQLRLREIGNRTVLLPGGRARIDDATLKRLHDGALMTVADQGRHLLLDLPVHTSMSLDNWLAQLTGLGVTGILSQPERWPAIGGDLQLVERLVGSGALVLVGSHSLLGHHGPTVKQRTLAMLKAGLAHFVASAACDPRSRPPLLGRAYEMVRLVCGDDRATALFCTNPSRVLLGEMIDSTTPLTSNSASKPTSFWNSWRRVA is encoded by the coding sequence GTGCCTCGATTGCCTGCGATGATCGATTTGCATGCTCAACTTTTGCCAGGCATTGGCGATGGAGCACCGTCGTGGGACGACGCTCTCGCGATGGCTGAGATCGGAACGGCCGACGGAATTTCTGCCATCGTTTGCACGGCGCCGCTGGCCGCCGATAGCAGCCGCGCGCTGGTCAGCCGCATTCGCTCGCGCACGCGCGACTTGCAGCTGCGACTTCGCGAGATCGGCAATCGCACCGTGCTGCTTCCAGGTGGCCGGGCGCGTATCGACGATGCCACGCTCAAACGATTGCATGATGGCGCGCTCATGACGGTGGCCGATCAAGGTCGCCACCTGCTGCTGGATCTCCCCGTTCACACCAGTATGTCGCTCGACAACTGGCTCGCTCAGCTGACGGGACTCGGTGTGACCGGAATTTTGTCGCAGCCGGAGCGCTGGCCAGCGATCGGTGGCGATCTTCAACTCGTCGAGCGCCTTGTTGGGAGCGGAGCTTTGGTACTCGTAGGGAGTCACAGCTTGCTTGGCCATCACGGCCCAACAGTAAAACAGCGGACACTTGCCATGCTCAAGGCGGGGCTCGCACACTTCGTAGCGTCCGCGGCCTGCGATCCACGGAGTCGACCACCACTGCTGGGTCGCGCCTACGAAATGGTGCGGCTCGTGTGTGGCGACGATCGCGCTACTGCGTTGTTCTGCACCAATCCTTCCCGTGTTCTGCTCGGGGAAATGATCGACAGCACCACCCCGCTAACATCGAACTCGGCTTCGAAACCGACTTCGTTTTGGAATTCCTGGCGACGCGTCGCCTAA